In the Candidatus Baltobacteraceae bacterium genome, TTTCCTCGAGATCGACCGGCTCGAACGGCTGCAGTACGGTTCCGATATCGTCACGATTCAGATCGATAACACGCTGCCGGCCGGCTTGGCAACCGCCGCCTACGATGACGAAGGCACGCGCAGCGGCGTCTCCGATATCATTCGCGCGGGGCGCCTCGCCGGCTACGAAATGAGCAACGACACCGCGCGCACGATCGGACGGCAGAGCAACGCGTGCGTTCGTGCCGAGAGCTGGGAATTCGTACCGATGATCCGCATGTGCAATCTCAACCTCTTGCCCGGCGACGTTGCGTTCGACCATCTTTTCGACGATATCGCCGACGGGCTCTACATGGAGAGCAATCGGAGCTGGTCGATCGACGATCATCGCTTGAATTTTCAATTCGGCTGCGAGATCGCGTGGGAGATCAAGAACGGCCGCCGCGGACGGATGCTGAAGAATCCGACGTACGCGGGCGTTACGCCGCAGTTTTGGAATTCGTGCGACGCGATCGCAGACCGGGACTCGTGGGTCGCCTGGGGCACGCCCAATTGCGGGAAAGGCGAACCGATACAGACGGGGCGCACGGCGCAGTGCGCGTCGCCGGCGCGCTTCCGCAACGTTCGCGTGGGGGTAGGCTACGGTGGATAAGGCGGCGCGCGAGGCGTTGGGCGCGCGCATTCTGGAACGCTCGAACGCCGATCACACCGAAGCGCTGGTCCATAGCGCGCAGAACGAACTCACGCGTTTTACTCACAACGCCATTCATCAAAACGTCGCCAGTAACGACGTTGCGGTCTCGATCCGCGCGATCGTCGGACTGCGCACCGGAGTCGCCCGGACGAACGTCGTGAACGACGACTCGCTCCAAGCCTGCGTCGAGCGCGCGATCGCCCTGGCACGGCTCGCGCCTGAAGATCCCGGCCTAGCCGACCTGCCGAACGGCGGCGCCGTGCAGACACCGCCCGGCGCGTTCGCGCCGAAGACCGCCGATGCCACACCGGCGATCCGTACCCGCATGTGTGAGGCGATCTTTGAGGTTGCCGAACGCGACGGGCTCTGGGCGGCCGGATACGCATCGACCAACGCGACCGGCATCACCATTCTCAACACGCGCGGCGCCACGGCATCCTTCGACGGAACGGCCGCCGGCGTCAACGTCAAGATGAACGCCGATGATTCGACCGGCTTTGGCGAAGCCTACGCAAACGACGTATCGGCCATCGGCGCGCGCACGATCGCCGAGACCGCCGCGCAGAAAGCCCTCGCTTCGGCCAAGCCGCGCGCGGTCGATCCCGGCGAATGGACCGTCATTTTGGAACCGGCGGCCTTCGGCGAACTCTTCTCCTACATCGGCGATCACTTTTCGGCGCAGTCCTTCGACGAGGGGTCGTCGTTTCTCAGCGACGGACTCGACAAACCGTATCTGGGCGAGAACGTCACGATTCGCGACGACTACGCGCACCCGTTAGCACCGGGGATGCCCATCGATTTCGAGGGCCAGCCGACGCAGCGGCTCGCGCTCGTCGAAGACGGCGTCGGGCGCGCGATCGTCACCGATAGTTATTGGGCCAAGCGTCTAAACCGCACCAACACCGGCCACGCCCTGCCCGCGCCGAACGCCTATGGCCCGCAGGCGTCCCACCTCGTGGTCGATCCCGGCTCGGCGTCGATCGCGCAACTCATCGCCGGGACGAAACGCGGCCTACTGATCAGCCGCTTCTGGTACATCCGGACCGTCGATCAGCGCCGGGCGATCGTAACGGGCATGACGCGCGACGGAACCTTCCTCATCGAAGACGGCAGCATCGTTTGCGGCGTGCGTAACATGCGCTTTAACCACAGCGTGATCGAGGCGCTCCGGCATTGCGAATTCTCAAGCGACGTGCGGCGCACGGGGAGCTTCGACTACTCGATGGTGGTGCCGTCGGCAAAGATCGAGGGCTTCACGTTCACGAGCGGAACCGATTTCTAGCTCGCCGCTAGCCGCACTTTTAGTCTTTTTTCATCTTTTTCGCTTAGCGTATCTGCCTCTCGCACGCACTCGATTACGGTGGAGGCGTTTCCCATGAGGCATTTCGCGTCTATTGCAACGGTCGCAACCGCTACGGCAGCGGTCTTCGTTTTCACGGCCTGCGGCGGAGGGTCCGGGCAGTCGACCCCGGCCCTTACGCCGACGGTTCCCTCGGCTGCAGCCGGAGCCAATTCGTCGCTCGGCGCTGCGGCCCTCGACACCGATCACAGCGACGATCGAGGACCTAATCCGGCGACGCCGGTCCTCAAAAGGCTCAACACCATCACGACGATCGGTTCGACGGTCGACCCGATCGACGGCGATCAAAACCCCTACGGACTCGACATCGCAAAGAGCGATTCCGGCCCGCTGCACGCGGGCGATCTCGTGGTCTGCAACTTCAACGATAGCAACGCGCTGGGCAACGTGCAGGGAACGGGAACGACGATCGTCGCGCTGCGTCCGCAGCCGGGCTCGGCTCCGACGCACGTCGCACAATCCGCAGACCTGCTCGGGTGCACGGCCCTGGCGCTCGCTCCGAACGATGCCATTTGGGCCGCGGCATTCGCCGCCAACGACAATCCGATCGTGTCGCCTAACGGCGCGATACTCACGACGCTTGCGGGCGGCCCGTGGCACGGTCCGTTGGGCGAGACTTTTGCCGGACGCGCCGATCATCGGCGCGCGGCCGCATTTTACGAAAGCAATGCGGGTGACGGCAGCATCGTTCGCATCAACAGTATTTCAGGAAAATCTTTTACGTTCGACGTTATCGCGACGGGCTTTCCGATCAACGGCGGCGCACCGGGCGGCATTCTGGGGCCGTCGGGTCTGCAGTACGACGCACAACAGGATCGTCTGTACGTCGTCGACGGTGCGAACAACGCCGTGTACGCGCTGCGTCACGTTTCGACGATTCCGGCGCACGGCCTGAGCGTAGATCCGGGCGGCACGTCGTTCGGCGGCCCGTTCGCGCACCGCGCGCGCGTCGTCTTTTCGGGCGCGCCGCTCAACGGCCCGATAAGTTCGGCGCTGATGCCGGGCGGCAGCCTCGTGATCGGCAACACGCTCGATCCCAACGGCACGAATCTCATGGTCGAGATTTCGCCGAGCGGACGGCTTTTGGCCGTGAAGAACGTCGATACCGGGCCCGCCGGCGCGCTCTTCGGCATGGTTGGGGCCGGCAGTGCCGAGAGTCCGAGGCTTTATTTCAACGACGATAACGACAATACGGTCAAGGTGCTGACCCAATAGGCTCCGCCGGTGCGGAGCGTGCGATCGCGAGCAGACGCCCGAAACCGGCGACGGCGAGAAGCAGACCGATCGCCAGCGCCGGCGCGTAGGGAGTGGATGCGAGGACGATCGCCGGATAGCTGCCGACGTCCGCGCGCAAACGCAGACCGGCGAGGTTGCGCCGCGCGCCCGCCCGCACGACGCCGATGCCCCCGGGGAGGATGCGGTCGTTTTGATCGGAGACGGCAAAGAGCACCGCGGACGAGCCGAGAATCGGCGGATTCGTATGCAGCTGCGCGGCTTGCTCGGGTGAAAACAGTACGGCCTTTACGACGCGCGACGCCGCCGGAACCGAGAACGTGTCGACCGGCACGTTCATGCCGGCAATCGTCGTGTGCGCCGCCATCAGCAGGATGGGCGAGAGAAACGTGCCGTTCGTCGGCTGCGTGATCGTTAGGCGGTTTCCGCGCGCGTCCTCGGCCTCCACGTAAACGACCGTGCGCGGCGATTGCCACATGACGGAGGAGGCGGTAAACGCCGGCCTGCGGCCGCCGACGGCGATCGTCGAGCCGGGTCGCTGCAGGTGAACGATCAACCCGGCCGACGGCGCCAGCGCGCCGCCGGCTGCGAACGGAAAAACGAAGGTTCCGCCGGCGTCGGCGTTTGGAACGCTGGCGCCGGGGGCGCCGAGAACGGTCTGCGTATCGGGCGCGAGCAGGCCGCTGGCAGCGCCCGCGAACGCGACGATCGCCGTGCCGAAAACGAGCATGGCGAGCGCGCCGATCTCCCGCGGCCGAGCGCGCCGAATGCGGCGCAAACGCAGCGCCGCATACGCGACAAGCGCGACCAGCAACGCGCCGTACCAGCCGTAATGATAGAGCTCGCGTCCGGGAAAGAGATCCTGCGCGAGAACGGCGGCCACCGTTATGGCGGCGACGATGGGCACGTCACCCACGCGCTATTTCCCCACGAGCGGTGAAACGGCTGCCACCATCTGGTCGTAAGAGAGCGGCCCGTCGAAACCCCGCACGACGATGCCGCGCGGATCGATCACGATCGTCGTCGGCAGGCCGAGCGCCGTATAGACGCGGCCGTAGCGTTGCTGCGGATCGAGCAGAATGGGAAAACGGATCCCCAGCGAGCGCGCGAACGCACCGGCGCGCTTGGCCGATTCGCCTTGGTTTACGCCGAGTACGACGAGGTTCGCGCTGCGGTACCGCGCGTAGAGCCGCTGCAGATCCGGCATCTCCGCACGGCACGGGGGACACCACGACGCCCACAGGTTCAGCACCACGATGCGTCCGCGGTACGACGCCAGGCCATCCGGCGTGCCGTCGAGCCGCGCAACCGTAAACGCGGGCGCGGGTTGGCCGACGAGCCCCGCCGGGCCGCCCGCGCGCGAAGAACCCGCGCCGCGAAAATATCCGGCCAGGACGGCAACGGCGATGATCGCCCCGGCGACCCAATACATCCACTTCGCCGATCGCGACATCTACCAGTCCCCCATGCGATCTTCGTCGACTTCACCTTCAAAGGCAATCGTGCCGGCCGGCATGACGGCGGCCACGACCGGCACGTCTTCGTAGCGAATCGCACCGCGGTGCGCGATCTCTACGGAGCGTTCGTAGATGGCGCAATAACGCTCCAGCACGTCCGGACTGCAGAGTACGCGCAACGGGCGCACGTGATAGAGCTGCTGGAAACCCGCGAAGGCGCGCTCGAATTCGGGCGCCGAGAATTGGCGGCCCAAACGAGCTTCGCGACGGACGTGTTCCAGGGGTGCTCCTTCTAACGGACGAATGCGCGTTGCCGTGCCGGCTCAGATTCTTGACGGGCGAAGCGTCGCCGCCGATCTACGCGTCGAACTCTCTACTCGCAGTAGTGCGCTGCGCGATGCGGGGATTCATCCCAGACTCGTCATCGAACTTATCGGAGAAAACGAGTCGAGCTTGGCGTACGTTCGCAACCTCGTGAAGACCGGGGAGCGCGTCGGCATCGCCGTCCACGTGGACGAGTTGCCGGAGCGTACGTCCGCCGCGACCCTGCGCGAGCGGCTCGACCGCCTGCGTGACGATCCAAGCGTACACGGCGTCATGCTGCAGCAGCCGCTTCCGTCGCACCTCTCGATTCGCGAGATCGCGGATGCGATTCCGGTTCACAAAGACGTCGACGGCACGCACCCGACCAATCAAGGCAATCTCGCCTTCGGCAGCGGCACGGAGTTCGTG is a window encoding:
- a CDS encoding TldD/PmbA family protein; this encodes MDKAAREALGARILERSNADHTEALVHSAQNELTRFTHNAIHQNVASNDVAVSIRAIVGLRTGVARTNVVNDDSLQACVERAIALARLAPEDPGLADLPNGGAVQTPPGAFAPKTADATPAIRTRMCEAIFEVAERDGLWAAGYASTNATGITILNTRGATASFDGTAAGVNVKMNADDSTGFGEAYANDVSAIGARTIAETAAQKALASAKPRAVDPGEWTVILEPAAFGELFSYIGDHFSAQSFDEGSSFLSDGLDKPYLGENVTIRDDYAHPLAPGMPIDFEGQPTQRLALVEDGVGRAIVTDSYWAKRLNRTNTGHALPAPNAYGPQASHLVVDPGSASIAQLIAGTKRGLLISRFWYIRTVDQRRAIVTGMTRDGTFLIEDGSIVCGVRNMRFNHSVIEALRHCEFSSDVRRTGSFDYSMVVPSAKIEGFTFTSGTDF
- a CDS encoding TlpA disulfide reductase family protein; this encodes MSRSAKWMYWVAGAIIAVAVLAGYFRGAGSSRAGGPAGLVGQPAPAFTVARLDGTPDGLASYRGRIVVLNLWASWCPPCRAEMPDLQRLYARYRSANLVVLGVNQGESAKRAGAFARSLGIRFPILLDPQQRYGRVYTALGLPTTIVIDPRGIVVRGFDGPLSYDQMVAAVSPLVGK